The following proteins come from a genomic window of Rutidosis leptorrhynchoides isolate AG116_Rl617_1_P2 chromosome 10, CSIRO_AGI_Rlap_v1, whole genome shotgun sequence:
- the LOC139870729 gene encoding uncharacterized protein has product MQSDDFSEMPIVISCKITDAGITIMKVHIDNGSSIDIVYEQCFIQLPESIKANLQPTAVSLTGFAGEYSLPIGILPLDIELVDVNDDAFARKARLDFYVMRASSRYNMLLGSIMPICAAVNVKSAGQEIADDADNMEIINLAYPEQKIKVGRNVSADTRKQIVQLLVQYMDVFAWCENDMTGVPRHIAEHRLTINPALKPIVQKRRGMAPDRVKWLCDEVTKLVRAGILREVQYQSWIANPVFVKKPDGYHQIPMAQENADKAAFHTAYVDDLVIKSTMQEQIIEDMRETFDTLRNINMKLNPIKCSFGETEGKFLGYLVTEQGIQANPKKIAAIENMTAPRTVKEVQSLTGKLAALTHFLSKAAERQLPFFKTLKGCLKQKCLVWSSEAETTFQEMKKLLKTLPTLIAPVDGEILYLYISVENEAFGSVLIAERNKIQKPVYFTRIVGSRVRYQISYLPRSAVKGQVMTDYLAEMSGELEVVNERTALKPAEYEALLAGLNIARKMNITKLCAFTDSQLVANQFNGSFEAHDPSMQKYLQLLKEMAACFEHFKLAPVPRSQNKKADALSKLAALTFSHFQKQVWVEELPSKSVDSDLMVASVTEAQPNWMEPILQYIRNDILPSDSREARLVREREPMYIIQNDILYCKSYCGPMMRCIGLIKAEMIVEEVHNGTCALHSGYKIIAAKIMRMGYF; this is encoded by the exons atgcagagcgatgatttctcCGAAATGCCGATAGTAATTTCATGCAAAATCACAGACGCTGGAATTACAATCATGAAAGTTCATATTGATAATGGCAGCAGCATTGATATTGTTTACGAGCAATGTTTCATTCAACTGCCAGAGAGTATTAAAGCAAACCTACAGCCAACTGCAGTTTCGCTAACTGGTTTCGCAGGAGAATATTCATTGCCTATAGGCATTTTGCCTTTAGACATTGAGTTAGTTGATGTAAATGATGACGCTTTCGCGCGAAAAGCGCgtttagatttttatgttatgcgagcctcaTCTCGCTATAACATGCTACTGGGAAGCATCATGCCCatttgtgcggctgttaacgtAAAAAGCGCAGGACAAGAAATCGCTGATGACGCAGATAATATGGAAATAATTAATCTTGCATATCCTGAACAGAAAATTAAAGTGGGACGCAATGTTAGTGCGGACACtagaaaacaaattgtacaattacTTGTTCAGTACATGGATGTTTTCGCTTGGTGCGAAaatgatatgaccggtgttccacgACATATTGCGGAACACAGGCTCACTATAAATCCAGCCCTAAAACCTATAGTacaaaagcgaaggggtatggccccagatcgcgtaAAATGGTTGTGCGATGAGGTAACAAAATTGGTGAGGGCTGGAATATTGCGCGAAGTTCAATACCAATCATGGATAGCGAATCCAGTGTTtgtgaaaaaacctgatg gttatcatcagATTCCAATGGCTCAAGAGAACGCAGATAAAGCCGCATTTCACACGG CCTATGTAGATGATTTGGTGATAAAAAGCACAATGCAAGAGCAGATtattgaagatatgcgcgaaacatttgatACACTGCGAaatataaacatgaagcttaatccgatAAAATGCAGTtttggcgaaactgaaggaaagtttttgggatatcttgttacagagCAAGGTATTcaggctaatccaaaaaagattgcGGCTATTGAAAACATGACCGCACCAAGAACGGTTAAAGAGGTGCAAAGTTTAACAGGAAAACTGGCCGCGTTAACGCATTTTTTGTCTAAAGCTGCCGAAAGGCAGTTGCCGTTTTTCAAAACTCTAAAAGGTTGTTTGAAGCAAAAATGTTTAGTTTGGTCCAGTGAAGCAGAAACTACATTTCAAGAAatgaaaaagttgttgaaaacCTTGCCTACCCTAATAGCGCCAGTTGATGGcgaaattctttatctttatatatcCGTGGAAAATGAAGCTTTTGGTTCAGTTCTAATAGCGGAAAGGAATAAAATACAAAAGCcggtgtatttt actcgcattgTTGGTAGTAGAGTTAGgtatcaaatatcttaccttccgcgtagcGCGGTAAAAGGACAGGTTATGACAGATTATCTCGCTGAAATGTCTGGAGAGTTGGAGGTGGTCAATGAGAGAACCGCGTTAAAACCG gcagaatatgaagcattgcttgcTGGTTTAAATATCGCGCGAAAAATGAACATTACTAAGTTGTGCGCATTTACAGATTCACagttagtagcgaatcagtttaatggCTCTTTTGAAGCACATGATCCTTCTATGCAGAAATACTTGCAGTTATTGAAAGAAATGGCAGCGTGTTTCGAGCATTTTAAACTTGCGCCAGTGCCAAGAAGTCAAAACAAGAAGGCGGATGCTTTGAGTAAATTGGCCGCTTTAACGTTttcgcactttcaaaaacaagtatgggttgaggaattaccaaGTAAGTCAGTAGATAGTGACTTAATGGTCGCATCTGTTACAGAAGCACAACCAAATTGGATGGAGCCAATCCTGCAATATATCCGCAATGATATTCTACCAAGTGATAGCCGCGAAGCTCGTTTAGTAAGAGAGCGGGAACCAATGTATATCATCCAAAATGATATCCTATATTGCAAATCGTACTGCGGACCAATGATGCGATGTATTGGCCTAATTAAGGCAGAAATGATTGtagaagaagtgcataatggtacttgtgcactgcattcaggctacaAAATTATCGCAGCAAAAATTATGCGTATGGGATACTTTTAG